In Streptomyces sclerotialus, one genomic interval encodes:
- a CDS encoding response regulator transcription factor yields the protein MIRVLLAEDEHLIRGALASLLALEDDVSVVAEAGTGDEALAMARAHRPDVAVLDLQMPGLDGITVAAQLRDAVPECSSMIVTSHADPGALKRALSAGVRGFVPKTVSAQQLAEIIRTVCAGGRYVDQELAADAIAAGESPLTPREAELLAYAENGAPVGDIAARASLSAGTVRNYLSSAAMKLGAANRHVAARIARERGWL from the coding sequence ATGATCAGGGTCCTGCTGGCGGAGGACGAGCATCTCATCCGGGGCGCGCTCGCCTCCCTCCTCGCCCTGGAGGACGACGTCAGCGTCGTCGCGGAGGCGGGAACGGGCGACGAAGCGCTGGCAATGGCCCGGGCGCACCGCCCCGACGTGGCCGTGCTCGACCTCCAGATGCCGGGGCTGGACGGCATCACGGTCGCCGCGCAGCTGCGCGACGCCGTCCCCGAGTGCTCCTCGATGATCGTCACCAGCCACGCGGACCCCGGAGCGCTGAAACGCGCGCTGAGCGCGGGCGTGCGCGGTTTCGTACCCAAGACGGTGTCGGCACAGCAGCTGGCGGAGATCATCCGCACGGTGTGCGCGGGCGGCCGCTACGTCGACCAGGAACTGGCCGCCGACGCCATCGCCGCCGGCGAGTCCCCGCTGACGCCCCGCGAGGCGGAACTGCTGGCGTACGCCGAGAACGGAGCACCGGTCGGCGACATCGCCGCGCGGGCCTCGCTGTCCGCCGGAACGGTCCGCAACTACCTCTCGTCCGCCGCGATGAAACTCGGCGCGGCGAACCGC
- a CDS encoding MEDS domain-containing protein: MLPVQQLSAGDHAFVSYGSDHAARDIVTTFAWMGLAQQEKVVIFAAPQLDEEEVWARIEAPGRLLAEARKSGQLSVSSMRALIHPHGQFTAARQWQRIEEETEQALDEGYRGLRTYIDMHWVPDLSADVDVMMHRETHADHLFTDRPYTEICAYDTRWFAPEVLEAMHHAHPTSLLPGLGTLHADASPHGVRLVGEADVATREQFNIALREALPSDAEPRQVSIGIDLSRLVFLSAACAEDLLRLTCSASRHEPVRILCRPQQANLLRRVGAEHLSHLVLNEVSS; this comes from the coding sequence ATGCTGCCGGTGCAGCAGCTCAGCGCCGGTGATCACGCCTTCGTCAGCTACGGCAGCGATCATGCAGCCCGCGACATCGTCACCACCTTCGCGTGGATGGGACTGGCCCAGCAGGAGAAAGTGGTGATCTTCGCGGCTCCACAGCTGGATGAGGAAGAGGTGTGGGCCCGTATCGAGGCCCCGGGCCGACTGCTGGCCGAGGCGCGTAAAAGTGGGCAACTGAGTGTCAGCAGCATGCGGGCACTCATCCACCCCCACGGACAGTTCACCGCAGCGCGCCAGTGGCAACGCATCGAGGAAGAGACCGAGCAGGCACTCGACGAGGGATACCGGGGCCTGCGCACGTACATCGACATGCACTGGGTGCCCGACCTGAGCGCCGATGTCGATGTGATGATGCACCGCGAAACCCACGCCGATCACCTCTTCACCGATCGCCCGTACACCGAGATCTGCGCCTATGACACGCGGTGGTTCGCCCCCGAAGTGCTGGAGGCGATGCATCACGCACACCCCACCAGCCTCCTCCCGGGGCTGGGCACGCTGCACGCCGACGCGTCCCCGCACGGCGTACGACTGGTGGGCGAGGCGGATGTTGCCACGCGAGAACAGTTCAACATCGCCCTTCGCGAGGCACTGCCCAGCGATGCTGAACCCCGGCAGGTGAGCATCGGCATCGACCTGTCCCGGCTGGTGTTCCTCAGTGCGGCGTGCGCTGAGGACCTGCTGCGACTGACGTGCAGTGCATCCAGACACGAACCTGTTCGCATTCTCTGCCGGCCGCAGCAGGCGAATCTTCTACGGCGTGTCGGTGCCGAGCACCTGTCGCACCTGGTACTGAACGAGGTGAGCAGCTAA
- a CDS encoding sensor histidine kinase encodes MSVNDWVERLGGPDGPDRYRRYALGSLAYFAVFGVGMWALWVGQTDAAAATLVSVTVLAAAHIVTQLLLSRAALRHYLAAGPRPDRLVVLYTIVTVAMAALGCALLATGRIGGKSLAPYMLWLLMFYAGPVALALPVRAGATLIAVFSVSAAAGSLAAGLTGTELALVLGAAVFMAPFMAVAFRLTGWSVQLVEKLAAARETQARLAVAEERLRFGRDLHDVLGRNLAVVALKSELAVQLAQRGRPEAVDQMVEVQRIAQESQREIRSVVRGYRTADLHTELVGARSVLEAAGITCRIEEGPAARLPDDVQAALGWVVREGTTNVLRHAQGASRCTVSLRTEGMGTEGTGTEGTGTEGTGTEGTGAVTLVMENDAAPVVGGGAGTGLSGLQERLTALNGTLTTERLPGGDFRLIAHIPLEEGQ; translated from the coding sequence ATGAGCGTGAACGACTGGGTGGAACGGCTCGGCGGCCCGGACGGCCCCGACCGCTACCGCCGCTACGCACTCGGCAGCCTCGCCTACTTCGCCGTCTTCGGGGTCGGCATGTGGGCGCTCTGGGTGGGGCAGACGGATGCCGCGGCGGCCACGCTCGTATCCGTGACGGTGCTGGCCGCGGCCCACATCGTGACCCAGTTGCTGCTCTCCCGCGCCGCCCTGCGCCACTATCTCGCCGCGGGTCCGCGGCCGGACCGGCTGGTGGTGCTGTACACGATCGTGACCGTGGCCATGGCCGCCCTGGGATGTGCGCTGCTGGCCACCGGCCGTATCGGCGGCAAGAGTCTGGCGCCCTACATGTTGTGGCTGCTGATGTTCTACGCCGGCCCTGTCGCGCTGGCCCTGCCGGTCCGCGCCGGAGCGACGCTGATCGCGGTGTTCTCGGTCTCCGCCGCGGCGGGCAGCCTGGCGGCGGGGCTCACCGGAACGGAGCTGGCGCTCGTGCTCGGCGCCGCCGTGTTCATGGCGCCGTTCATGGCCGTGGCGTTCCGGCTCACCGGCTGGAGCGTCCAGCTGGTGGAGAAACTGGCCGCGGCACGCGAGACGCAGGCACGCCTGGCCGTCGCGGAGGAGCGGCTGCGCTTCGGCCGCGACCTCCATGACGTACTGGGCCGCAACCTCGCGGTCGTGGCCCTGAAGAGCGAACTCGCGGTGCAGCTGGCGCAGCGCGGCCGGCCCGAAGCGGTCGACCAGATGGTGGAAGTGCAGCGCATCGCGCAGGAATCCCAACGGGAGATCCGATCGGTGGTACGGGGGTACCGCACCGCCGACCTGCACACCGAGCTCGTCGGCGCCCGCTCCGTACTGGAGGCGGCCGGCATCACCTGCCGCATCGAGGAGGGGCCGGCAGCCCGGCTGCCCGACGACGTACAGGCCGCACTCGGCTGGGTGGTGCGAGAGGGCACCACGAACGTGCTCCGCCACGCGCAGGGCGCCTCGCGCTGCACCGTGTCGCTGCGCACCGAAGGCATGGGCACCGAAGGCACGGGCACTGAAGGCACGGGCACTGAAGGCACGGGCACTGAAGGCACGGGCGCGGTGACGCTGGTGATGGAGAACGACGCCGCGCCTGTCGTCGGCGGCGGTGCCGGTACGGGCCTGTCCGGACTGCAGGAACGCCTGACCGCGCTGAACGGGACACTGACCACGGAGAGGCTTCCCGGTGGCGACTTCCGCCTGATTGCACACATCCCGTTGGAGGAAGGCCAATGA
- a CDS encoding ABC transporter permease: MMTTAPTRAADAPTAGNAATSSTRRGLVARLGALGRAELTLLVRSRAALFTALLLPAVMAVSMRGMVKSLDLGGTGLSFATVLLPGSLGMALFFAVYTNLVGVYVTRRESLVLKRLRTGEVRDWEIFAGGALPALLLALVQCVLLSVGLTAVLDAPAPAAPHLVVLGLLAGAAMLVVGAALTASFTRTAESAQLTFLPFMLVSMAGSGLFLPREVLPGVAADISAWLPFSPVMDLLRGGWTGGLDVADQARPVLTALAWTGVTALAVRQWFRWGPRH; the protein is encoded by the coding sequence ATGATGACGACCGCCCCCACTCGCGCGGCCGACGCCCCCACCGCCGGGAACGCCGCCACCTCGTCCACGCGGCGCGGCCTCGTAGCGCGCCTGGGCGCCCTCGGCCGCGCGGAACTGACGCTGCTGGTGCGCAGCCGGGCCGCGCTGTTCACCGCGCTGCTGCTGCCGGCCGTCATGGCCGTTTCGATGCGGGGCATGGTCAAGAGCCTCGACCTCGGCGGTACCGGCCTGTCGTTCGCGACCGTCCTGTTGCCCGGCTCGCTGGGAATGGCGCTGTTCTTCGCCGTCTACACCAACCTCGTCGGCGTGTACGTCACGCGGCGCGAGAGCCTCGTACTCAAGCGGTTGCGCACGGGTGAGGTGCGCGACTGGGAGATCTTCGCCGGCGGTGCGCTCCCGGCGTTGCTGCTGGCGCTGGTGCAGTGTGTACTTCTGTCCGTCGGCCTGACGGCGGTCCTGGACGCCCCCGCACCGGCGGCCCCGCACCTGGTGGTCCTCGGCCTGCTGGCCGGTGCGGCGATGCTCGTGGTCGGGGCTGCGCTGACGGCGTCCTTCACCCGGACGGCGGAGAGCGCGCAGCTGACGTTCCTACCGTTCATGCTGGTGAGCATGGCCGGCTCGGGGCTGTTCCTGCCGCGTGAGGTGCTGCCAGGTGTGGCGGCCGACATCAGCGCCTGGCTGCCGTTCTCGCCCGTCATGGATCTTCTGCGGGGCGGCTGGACCGGAGGCCTGGACGTCGCGGACCAGGCCCGTCCGGTACTCACCGCACTGGCCTGGACAGGTGTGACGGCGCTCGCCGTGCGGCAGTGGTTCCGCTGGGGCCCGCGCCATTGA
- a CDS encoding ATP-binding protein, whose product MTPPAPGDPPSHLLFTTSFTLDDLPHLRLLIEFFAAQSGLAELMRAEFVVAVDAVATSAIEHGDGGTLRLRQSDGRLECQVGDSGPVCAVENVSSRANECGKSLWGCGFGLVSRLTDRLSVSASANGATVTLSVNLPC is encoded by the coding sequence ATGACACCGCCCGCCCCCGGCGATCCCCCCTCCCACCTCCTCTTCACGACGTCCTTCACTCTGGACGACCTGCCTCACCTGCGGCTGCTCATCGAATTCTTCGCTGCGCAATCGGGGCTTGCCGAACTGATGCGAGCAGAATTCGTCGTAGCCGTGGATGCTGTCGCCACCAGTGCCATCGAGCACGGGGACGGTGGCACGCTGCGCCTTCGGCAAAGCGATGGACGTCTTGAGTGCCAGGTCGGCGATTCAGGTCCCGTATGCGCCGTGGAGAACGTTTCCTCCCGGGCGAACGAGTGCGGGAAAAGCCTGTGGGGATGCGGCTTCGGGCTTGTCAGCCGGCTCACCGACCGTCTCTCGGTCTCCGCCAGCGCGAACGGTGCCACAGTGACCCTGTCCGTGAATCTTCCCTGCTGA
- a CDS encoding ABC transporter ATP-binding protein: MDPVIETVGLRRSYGGFDAVRGIDFTVAAGELFALLGTNGAGKTSTLELLEGQALPTDGTVRVLGRDPFHDRAAVRPRIGVMLQEGGFPTELTVLETVRMWAGCTSGARPADEALELTRLSDRRKVRVKQLSGGERRRLDLSLALLGRPEVLFLDEPTTGLDARSRRDTWDLIRELKSQGTTVLLTTHYLEEAEQLADRLAIMHKGLIATTGRVADVVAERPSRISFALPAGRFPGDLPPLPPMGVTRHETVGRTVRLETRDLQRTATELLTWARRTGVVLHALDARSASLEEAFMEIAQGLENEEAR; encoded by the coding sequence ATGGACCCAGTCATCGAAACCGTCGGCCTGAGGCGGAGCTACGGGGGCTTCGACGCCGTGCGCGGCATCGACTTCACCGTAGCCGCAGGGGAGCTGTTCGCCCTCCTGGGAACCAACGGGGCCGGTAAGACCTCGACACTCGAACTCCTGGAAGGCCAGGCCCTCCCCACGGACGGCACCGTCCGGGTGCTGGGGCGTGACCCGTTCCACGACCGCGCCGCGGTCCGCCCTCGTATCGGAGTGATGCTCCAGGAAGGCGGCTTCCCGACGGAACTGACGGTCCTGGAGACCGTACGGATGTGGGCGGGCTGCACCAGTGGCGCCCGGCCCGCCGACGAAGCCCTGGAACTGACCAGGCTGAGCGACCGGCGCAAGGTACGGGTCAAGCAGCTCTCCGGCGGTGAACGCCGCCGCCTCGATCTCTCGCTCGCGCTGCTCGGGCGGCCCGAGGTGCTGTTCCTCGACGAGCCGACCACCGGCCTCGACGCCCGGTCCCGCCGCGACACGTGGGACCTGATCCGCGAGCTCAAGAGCCAGGGCACGACCGTGCTGCTCACGACGCACTACCTGGAGGAGGCCGAGCAGCTCGCCGACCGGTTGGCGATCATGCATAAGGGACTGATCGCCACGACCGGGCGGGTCGCCGACGTGGTGGCCGAACGGCCGTCCCGGATCAGTTTCGCGCTGCCCGCCGGCCGCTTCCCGGGGGACCTGCCGCCGCTGCCGCCGATGGGTGTGACCCGGCACGAGACGGTGGGCCGGACGGTGCGGCTGGAGACCCGGGACCTGCAGCGCACCGCGACCGAACTGCTCACCTGGGCCCGCCGCACCGGGGTCGTACTGCACGCCCTCGACGCCCGGTCCGCATCACTGGAGGAGGCCTTCATGGAGATCGCCCAGGGCCTGGAGAACGAGGAGGCGCGATGA